A genomic region of Zea mays cultivar B73 chromosome 6, Zm-B73-REFERENCE-NAM-5.0, whole genome shotgun sequence contains the following coding sequences:
- the LOC109940599 gene encoding serine/arginine repetitive matrix protein 1-like translates to MPIADFPIGLSRAFTPLPAAVTNTHRSDFPASRSNFPSAKYSYSVARYSFLATAAPPPGPPPGRRRRVDQDGPIIRLPLVPAAGRQPQESQECPSRWTPWPSPARPWPVRQTTRPLPARLMARQVPARHTARRGPAREATWWG, encoded by the exons atgCCAATTGCAg ATTTCCCCATTGGGCTATCTCGCGCCTTTACTCCTCTCCCCGCCGCCGTCACAAACACACATAGGTCCGACTTCCCTGCCTCCAGGTCCAACTTCCCCTCTGCCAAGTACAGCTACTCCGTCGCTAGGTACAGCTTCCTCGCCACGGCTGCTCCGCCACCAG GTCCACCACCGGGGCGGCGCCGTCGTGTTGATCAGGACGGACCCATCATTCGTCTCCCTCTGGTACCCGCGGCAGGCCGGCAACCCCAAGAGTCGCAGGAGTGCCCAAGCCGGTGGACACCGTGGCCTAGTCCAGCACGCCCGTGGCCTGTGAGGCAAACGACGCGGCCCTTGCCAGCGCGGCTGATGGCGCGGCAAGTGCCAGCCCGGCACACGGCGAGGCGGGGGCCAGCTCGGGAGGCGACGTGGTGGGGCTAA